Proteins encoded by one window of Bacillota bacterium:
- the cysK gene encoding cysteine synthase A, with protein sequence MPIYDDVTQLIGRTPMVRLHRLPEPGSAEVLVKLESFNPGGSVKDRAALSMVEAAEAEGKLRPGSVIVEPTSGNTGIALAMVAAARGYRAVIVMPESASRERIQLLYAYGAEVVLSPEEEGMSGALRLAREIVDRTPGAFMPQQFENPANPEAHRRTTAPEILEDTGGRLDAFVASAGTGGTITGTGRELRRHLPGLLIVTVEPAGSPVLSGGKPGRSRIPGLGPGFIPAVLDRTVYDRIVDVADEEAWETTRRLAREEGLLCGPSSGAVVCAALQVAKELGPGKRVVAIAPDTGERYLSMGLFERSERHG encoded by the coding sequence ATGCCGATCTACGACGACGTCACGCAGCTGATCGGCCGGACCCCCATGGTCCGCCTCCACCGGCTTCCCGAGCCGGGGAGCGCCGAGGTGCTGGTCAAGCTGGAGTCCTTCAACCCCGGCGGCAGCGTCAAGGACCGGGCGGCGCTCTCCATGGTCGAGGCCGCCGAGGCGGAGGGGAAGCTGCGCCCCGGCTCGGTGATCGTGGAGCCGACCAGCGGCAACACCGGCATCGCCCTCGCCATGGTGGCCGCAGCCCGCGGCTACCGGGCGGTCATCGTCATGCCCGAGAGCGCCAGCCGCGAGCGCATCCAGCTCCTCTACGCCTACGGCGCGGAGGTGGTCCTCAGCCCCGAGGAAGAGGGCATGTCCGGAGCCCTGCGCCTGGCCCGGGAGATCGTCGACCGCACCCCCGGTGCCTTCATGCCGCAGCAGTTCGAGAACCCCGCCAACCCCGAGGCGCACCGGCGCACCACCGCCCCGGAGATCCTGGAGGACACCGGCGGCCGCCTCGACGCCTTCGTCGCCTCGGCCGGCACCGGCGGCACCATCACCGGCACCGGCCGGGAGCTCCGCCGCCACCTCCCCGGGCTGCTCATCGTCACCGTGGAGCCGGCCGGCTCCCCCGTCCTCTCGGGCGGGAAGCCCGGCCGCTCCCGCATCCCCGGCCTCGGGCCCGGCTTCATCCCGGCCGTCCTGGACCGGACCGTCTACGACCGCATCGTCGACGTCGCGGACGAGGAAGCCTGGGAGACCACCCGCCGCCTGGCGCGCGAGGAGGGGCTGCTCTGCGGACCTTCCTCGGGCGCGGTCGTCTGCGCGGCGCTCCAGGTGGCGAAGGAGCTGGGGCCCGGGAAGCGGGTCGTGGCGATCGCGCCGGACACCGGGGAGCGGTACCTGAGCATGGGGCTCTTCGAGCGGTCCGAGCGGCACGGCTGA
- a CDS encoding peroxiredoxin — protein sequence MAISEATREVEAPVAALPRIGEPAPDFEAASTRGTIRLSDYRGKWVMLFSHPADFTPVCTTEISAFAARHHEFERRNVQLIGLSVDGVPAHLSWTRDMEEAFGHPIPFPIIADLDMKVSRLYGMIHPGESTTATVRAVFFIDDQGIIRALLYYPMSLGRSVDELLRVFDGLQTSAKYGVSTPVDWQPGKEVVVPAPATADKIQSKEEAEREGLIYKRWYLRLKKLPES from the coding sequence ATGGCGATCAGCGAGGCGACCCGCGAGGTCGAGGCTCCGGTCGCGGCGCTTCCCCGGATCGGCGAGCCCGCCCCGGATTTCGAGGCGGCCAGCACCCGGGGGACGATCCGCCTCTCCGACTACCGCGGCAAGTGGGTGATGCTCTTCTCCCACCCCGCCGACTTCACGCCCGTCTGCACCACCGAGATCAGCGCCTTCGCCGCCCGCCACCACGAGTTCGAGCGCCGGAACGTCCAGCTGATCGGGCTCTCGGTGGACGGCGTCCCCGCCCACCTCTCCTGGACCCGCGACATGGAGGAAGCTTTCGGCCACCCGATCCCCTTCCCCATCATCGCGGACCTGGACATGAAGGTCTCGCGCCTCTACGGGATGATCCACCCCGGCGAGTCGACCACCGCCACGGTGCGCGCGGTCTTCTTCATCGACGACCAGGGGATCATCCGGGCGCTCCTCTACTACCCCATGTCGCTGGGCCGCTCGGTCGACGAGCTGCTCCGCGTCTTCGACGGGCTCCAGACCTCGGCCAAGTACGGCGTCTCCACCCCGGTCGACTGGCAGCCCGGCAAGGAAGTGGTCGTCCCCGCCCCCGCCACCGCCGACAAGATCCAGTCGAAGGAGGAGGCGGAGCGCGAGGGGCTCATCTACAAGCGCTGGTATCTGCGGCTGAAGAAGCTTCCGGAGAGCTGA